A region of the Chloroflexota bacterium genome:
GTCATAGGTGGTTACAGGCGCTATAGTTGGAAAGACATTGAGACATCTAACAACTCCTTCAACTGGGATGGCATAGCATATTGGATCGGTCAAGAGCAGACCCACGGCAAGTATGTGGGCATCGGCTTCACTACTTACAACGAGCATGGCAATGTGGTGCCCGCGGGCCCCGGCAACGGCACCCAAGTTCCTGAGTGGTTGATCTCGATGTACCCTAGCGTTGCGCCTATCAACACGCGGCGGCAAACTGACGAGACATATCGTGTCACCAATTACAAGGACACTAACTATCGCAACTATTACAGCCGCTTCATCAACGCCTTTGCCCAGTGGCTGGCGGATAACCCCAGCGTCCGCGCCCGCGTGGCCTGGGTGTCTATGGGCGTGGGCATGAGCGGCGAAACCCAGCCTAGTGCTCAACGGACCTCGGAATTGCCCGATTATCAGTTCTATCAGATCAACCTGGGCCTGACCTCAGCGGAATGGGTGGAATACGTGAACTGGTGCACCCAGACTTACCGCGACGCTTTCCTCAGTCGCGGCCTCAATATCCCGCTGTTCTTGGACATCGGGCCCACTTATATGGGGCCCTCGGAACGCTACCAGTTCTCGCAATACGCTGCAGATCGCGGGGTGGGCTTGCGACACAACGGCCTTATGGCCGACCACTGCTGCCCCATCAACTACCGGCTGATGCATTATTACGGCACTTACAGCACTACGGTGCCCATCGCTTGGGAAACTTATAGCAACTATGTTACCTGCTATTCTGAAATGTTATTTGCCACGTATATGGGCCTGTCTGCTCACGCCGATAACTTCGCCCTCACCCGGGATATGATCCAGATACCCGCATACCGTGAGCCTCTGGAGTTCATGAAGCGCTATAGCGGGGTCACGATCCAGAATACTCCTAGCGTTTGGGCGGCACTGCGGGGGAACTGCACTGGCGGCGATCCCCTCAACTACGAATTCTGGCTGCGGCAGTTCGACTCGGCAGCCAATGGCACAACTGTCAAAGTCTGTGGTGAGTCAGAGCCGATATTGGATCCCTCCACCGGCTACAAATTTGACTTGCCCAACGGCACCTACACGGTGCAACTGCACTTTGCCGAATTGTATTACAGTGGTACTGGGGCCCGATATTTCAATATTGTGATTGAAGGCAATATAGTCCGGTCGAATCTCGATGTAGTAGCAGCCGCCGGAGGGTGGCGCAAGGCGTTGGTGTTGGATTTCCCCGGCATCGTTGTCACTGATGGCCAGTTGAACATTGATCTCATCAAGACTAGCGGTGACGATCCCTTCGTGAATGGCATCTACATCAGCGGCCCAGGCTATCAAAACCGGGTCAACTGTGGTTGGCAGTTCGACTACCGAGATCCCAGTGACAATATCTGGCATGGCGATCAGGAGTACCGCCCTGGCGCTTGGGGCCACCTGGGTGGCTACCCCTGGGTCTCCGGCGTTGAAATTGCTGGCACCGACATGGATCCGCTCTACCAGTCATGCCACGTGCGTGATGGTACACTGGGTGTGGTGGCCGAAGGACGTTGGACGCGTCGCACCGACCAGGCCAGTGGCAACTCTTATATGCGCTTCGACATTGACAATGGCTATATGTATAACCGCACCAATTTCACTACCGCCACGATCACTGTCACCTATTACGACGCGGGCACCGATCGCTGGCAGTTGCTCTACGATTCGCAGACCGATGCCAACAAGGCGGCCGTTCCAATGGGCAGCACTAACCCCTGGGTCCAGAAGACCAATTCACACCAGTGGAAGAAGGCTGTCTTCTACCTGGAGGATGCCCTTTTCGCGGGACGCCAGTATTCAGGTACTGATCCCGATTATGGTCCGTTTAGCATAGATTTCTCTATTTTCTGCAACAACGATGGTAACGAGTACATCCACTTCGTAGAAGTGTCAAAGGCGGGTGCGCCGACGCCGACTGCGACCATCAACGGGAGTGTGACGCTGGAACGAGGGACCAAGACGCCGCCGGACCCTTCGTTCTCCGTGCCGCTGACCGTTACCCTGCATACACCGGGCAACCCGACACCACTCTACACTTACAATCCCACCACCGACCAAAGCGGGAATTTCACTATCACTGACATTCCGCCGGGGTCCTATGACGTCCGCGTCAAGAACAGGCACACTCTACAGAATGTGTCCCGGTCCGATTGTCCGGTGACCCTTGTTGCTGGGGCCAATGCAGTCAATATGGGGACGTTATGGGAAGGTGATGCCAACGATGACAACCGTGTCAACTCCAGCGACTTCATCATCCTGCGCAACACCTACCTGAAGCAGCAAGGCGATCCGGGCTACGATGGCCGTGCTGACTTCAACGAAGACCAGCGCGTCAACTCGAGCGATTTCATTTTGCTGCGGAACCATTATCTTCAGGATGGCCCGCGGGTGGTGAATATGGGCGGGTGTCCTGGCTCGCTGGTTGTACAAAGCGCTACCACTCCCGTCTCGATCCAAAGCGACGGTACCATCACTTTCCTACCAACAGAGACCACGGTAATCGCCGGGCAGGAGTTCGTTTTGGACATTTCAGTGGATACCGGTTCGCAGGATGCCGTTGCTGCCGATGTCTTTGTGGATTTCGACCCCGCCTATCTGGAAGTAACGGGCATCGAGGATGGTTCTCCCCTGCAAGTCATTGTCAAGCAATATGATAACGAGGCAGGATCGCTCAAGATCGGCGCGGTTACCCTTGGCGAGCCAGCCAATGGTGGTTTTACAGTGGCAAGGCTCCATCTGCGCGCTCGGGCGCAGACTGCTGTGGATGGGACGGTCATTTCCTTCTCCCGTGATGAGCCCCGTCGAACGGTGGTCAAGAACGCGAGCGACGAAGATATCTTGGCCACTGTTGAGAGTGGCACGGTGCACGTGAACGCAGCCCCTTTGCAGTACCAACTATATGTTCCAATTATCTGCAAATGGCTTTAAGTCACCTGGTGAAGTAAAGTTTGGGACGCTCTCGCCAGGTTCCGCTATACCATTGCTGGCCTGCTGAGAGAGGACGAGTGATGAGCAATCAATATGAACCCGCGGTGAATATCTCCGGCGAGCATCTACATCTGTCAGCCTTCGTGTTCGTCGCGGTGGTTTTCTTGGCATTGGTACTACTGATATGGCCGACCTCTTTTGGTTTGAGCGCTGCTACCGCCATGCAAATCAGCATTGACCCAGCAAACACGAGCGTCAATGTCGGTGATGAGTTCGACCTGAACATCCGTATTGACGCCGGGGCAGAGGGTGTGGTGGCCACCGATGTTTACCTGAACTTCGATCCCGTTTTTCTAGAAGTGGTAGGGATCACCGACGGCACGCCACTGAGCGTCTTCACGAAGGTCTACAGCAATACTGTCGGCACCATCACCATCGGCGCGGGAACGCTCGGCGATCCGGCATCCGGCACATTTGTGGTTGCTACGCTACGGATGCGGGCTAAGGCCGGGACGGGTGTGTCGCCAACCACCGTTGCCTTTTCGCTCACGGAGCCCCGTCGGACGGTGGTCAAAAACGCTGAAGACGTGAACATCCTGACGGCAGCCAACAACGGCCAGGTTGCCATCAGCGGCCCCACACCAGCTGGGCCCACTCCCACCACTACCTGCACTCCCACTCCAACAACGACCGTACCACCAGGGAAGCCAGCCCGTATCCTACTCCAGCCAGAAACGAGGAACGTTGCCGTTGGCGACACATTCGACTTCCAGATCCAGGTTCAGACTGGGGGCATCGGAGTGGTCGCCGTGGACGTGTATATGAATTTTGACCCGACGTATCTGGAGATCACTGGCATAGACGATGGCACGCCGCTGAGTGTCTTCACCAAAGACTACAATAACACCGTCGGCACCATTACGATTGGCGCCGGGACCCTCGGCGATCCGGTCACAACGGACTTCACTGTGGCCACGCTGCACCTCCGGGCTAAAGCCGGGACAGGTGGGGCGGCGACATGGGTGGTATTTTCGCTCGCTGAACCACGGAAGACAGTGGTGAAGGATGCTGGTGACGTGGACCGCCTGGGTGCGGCCACCGATGGCCAAGTCGTCATCAGTGGCCCTACGCCGACTGGCCCGACTCATACCCCAACGCGCACGGCCACAGCCACGGTTTCGCCGACGCATACCGTTACCCAGACGCCAACGCACACGGCCACCCCTACGGTTACGCAGACGCCACCTACCCCGCCGACGGTGGTGGCTTTCCAATATGGCGTCAGTCCCAGTGCCGACTACGTGGGGGTGACGGATACAACTGTGGATTCCTATCCCCCCACATGGCGGTGT
Encoded here:
- a CDS encoding beta-galactosidase, whose amino-acid sequence is MRVGIKERKQIVAVVLAVFGVMLLAMVIPGPVLARVPPEFVPTNGIYIQYDDPSHGLDPGLYPVIGGYRRYSWKDIETSNNSFNWDGIAYWIGQEQTHGKYVGIGFTTYNEHGNVVPAGPGNGTQVPEWLISMYPSVAPINTRRQTDETYRVTNYKDTNYRNYYSRFINAFAQWLADNPSVRARVAWVSMGVGMSGETQPSAQRTSELPDYQFYQINLGLTSAEWVEYVNWCTQTYRDAFLSRGLNIPLFLDIGPTYMGPSERYQFSQYAADRGVGLRHNGLMADHCCPINYRLMHYYGTYSTTVPIAWETYSNYVTCYSEMLFATYMGLSAHADNFALTRDMIQIPAYREPLEFMKRYSGVTIQNTPSVWAALRGNCTGGDPLNYEFWLRQFDSAANGTTVKVCGESEPILDPSTGYKFDLPNGTYTVQLHFAELYYSGTGARYFNIVIEGNIVRSNLDVVAAAGGWRKALVLDFPGIVVTDGQLNIDLIKTSGDDPFVNGIYISGPGYQNRVNCGWQFDYRDPSDNIWHGDQEYRPGAWGHLGGYPWVSGVEIAGTDMDPLYQSCHVRDGTLGVVAEGRWTRRTDQASGNSYMRFDIDNGYMYNRTNFTTATITVTYYDAGTDRWQLLYDSQTDANKAAVPMGSTNPWVQKTNSHQWKKAVFYLEDALFAGRQYSGTDPDYGPFSIDFSIFCNNDGNEYIHFVEVSKAGAPTPTATINGSVTLERGTKTPPDPSFSVPLTVTLHTPGNPTPLYTYNPTTDQSGNFTITDIPPGSYDVRVKNRHTLQNVSRSDCPVTLVAGANAVNMGTLWEGDANDDNRVNSSDFIILRNTYLKQQGDPGYDGRADFNEDQRVNSSDFILLRNHYLQDGPRVVNMGGCPGSLVVQSATTPVSIQSDGTITFLPTETTVIAGQEFVLDISVDTGSQDAVAADVFVDFDPAYLEVTGIEDGSPLQVIVKQYDNEAGSLKIGAVTLGEPANGGFTVARLHLRARAQTAVDGTVISFSRDEPRRTVVKNASDEDILATVESGTVHVNAAPLQYQLYVPIICKWL
- a CDS encoding DNRLRE domain-containing protein; translated protein: MSNQYEPAVNISGEHLHLSAFVFVAVVFLALVLLIWPTSFGLSAATAMQISIDPANTSVNVGDEFDLNIRIDAGAEGVVATDVYLNFDPVFLEVVGITDGTPLSVFTKVYSNTVGTITIGAGTLGDPASGTFVVATLRMRAKAGTGVSPTTVAFSLTEPRRTVVKNAEDVNILTAANNGQVAISGPTPAGPTPTTTCTPTPTTTVPPGKPARILLQPETRNVAVGDTFDFQIQVQTGGIGVVAVDVYMNFDPTYLEITGIDDGTPLSVFTKDYNNTVGTITIGAGTLGDPVTTDFTVATLHLRAKAGTGGAATWVVFSLAEPRKTVVKDAGDVDRLGAATDGQVVISGPTPTGPTHTPTRTATATVSPTHTVTQTPTHTATPTVTQTPPTPPTVVAFQYGVSPSADYVGVTDTTVDSYPPTWRCTDIRLVVDYARQRRPLLRFDISSIPRGSYVVSATLELVQNDHIRNMDWSLDVAVYRVLKPWDWVYCQVSWNQARPDLPWEVPGCDGPSDRASVPEDVKTLQPLPAREKRVVGWSVTNMVRDWVANPATNQGMILIGTGNTQEFEFASSDYYYGDYAERRPKLVVSYYEPTPTPTATLSPTPTRTSTATPTPTNTPPPGAIMGMVWEDLNGNGIMDPEEANRGLAGAIIHLWNSAKTQELRPAYTTQSDGRFAFVDLAPSNYVVTEDNPPGYTSTTSDEVGVVVISGTATTGVNFGNWRAGTTPTFTPTPSPRYRVRLPIMVKSIWR